The Niallia alba genome includes a window with the following:
- a CDS encoding DUF1648 domain-containing protein, whose translation MEAIIFIIMLLITVLFEAAIPFLIRKTVVFGVSVPSTQIKHPQISTYKKRYSLFVIIPSILSIVAYCIWQAANNIQADQVAIIGTSLLFGMLFWSLSLYFYFHGKMLWLKRDNKWEEQLKEVNVTELGVRQKDEMLPWYVFIIPMIITVGFLLFTITQYHILPAEIPVHWGPDGKPDRFTTKTPLSAVTLLLVLLTMQIMFLGINIATKKSGIKMIANNKQASKHRQLKYRKYSSWFSFLTSIAVTVLFILLQLTTLYNNIFSDYLLFLIPILITVLILIGTILFTIKVERLNRGLDGKEHPTQEISSFDTDSYWKGGLFYFNKNDPSIFVEKRFGIGWTLNFANPIGYVIIFLPLLIILLLSFM comes from the coding sequence ATGGAAGCTATTATTTTTATTATTATGTTGTTAATAACGGTCTTATTTGAAGCAGCCATCCCCTTTCTGATAAGAAAGACAGTCGTATTTGGCGTTTCAGTTCCAAGTACACAAATAAAGCATCCTCAAATTTCTACCTATAAAAAACGATATTCACTTTTTGTCATTATCCCCTCCATTCTTAGTATTGTTGCTTATTGCATTTGGCAAGCTGCTAATAATATCCAAGCAGATCAAGTAGCCATTATCGGAACGTCACTATTGTTCGGTATGTTATTTTGGAGCTTAAGCCTTTATTTTTATTTTCATGGGAAAATGCTTTGGTTAAAGCGTGATAATAAGTGGGAGGAGCAGCTAAAGGAAGTCAATGTAACAGAACTGGGAGTTAGGCAAAAGGATGAGATGCTTCCTTGGTATGTATTTATTATTCCAATGATCATTACAGTAGGATTCCTTCTTTTTACTATAACGCAGTATCACATATTGCCAGCGGAAATACCTGTTCACTGGGGACCGGATGGGAAACCAGATCGATTTACAACAAAGACACCCCTATCTGCTGTGACTTTGCTGCTTGTTTTACTAACGATGCAGATTATGTTTCTAGGAATTAATATTGCCACAAAAAAATCAGGGATAAAAATGATTGCTAACAATAAACAAGCATCCAAGCATAGACAGCTAAAGTATCGTAAATATTCAAGCTGGTTCAGTTTTCTTACTTCTATTGCCGTAACTGTGCTTTTTATCCTTTTACAATTAACAACTTTATACAATAATATCTTCAGTGATTACTTGCTTTTCCTTATTCCTATTCTCATTACCGTATTGATATTAATTGGGACAATTCTATTTACGATAAAGGTAGAAAGACTAAATCGTGGGTTGGATGGAAAGGAACACCCCACACAAGAAATCTCTTCTTTTGATACGGATAGCTACTGGAAGGGAGGCTTATTTTACTTTAATAAAAATGATCCTTCTATTTTTGTTGAAAAGCGTTTTGGAATTGGATGGACGCTAAACTTTGCTAATCCTATTGGGTATGTTATCATCTTTCTTCCGTTGCTTATTATTTTATTATTAAGCTTTATGTAA
- a CDS encoding GntR family transcriptional regulator: protein MMMYIQINPELEMPIYEQLTMQIMIGIIRKELQDGDMLPSVRSLAADLGVNMHTVNKSYHQLEKKGLIQIIPKSGAVIRTISRRVTAEEQNRVSDSLKPAIVEAIVLGMKEEEITRLMKSIIQKMKEA from the coding sequence ATGATGATGTATATTCAAATAAACCCTGAATTAGAAATGCCGATTTATGAACAGCTTACGATGCAAATTATGATAGGGATAATAAGAAAGGAATTACAGGACGGAGATATGCTACCTTCTGTTCGTTCGTTGGCAGCTGATTTGGGTGTCAATATGCATACTGTAAATAAAAGTTACCATCAATTAGAAAAAAAGGGACTAATTCAAATTATTCCTAAATCAGGTGCAGTTATACGGACAATTAGTAGGAGAGTGACAGCAGAAGAACAGAACAGAGTCTCTGATAGTTTAAAACCGGCAATTGTGGAAGCCATCGTACTAGGAATGAAGGAGGAAGAAATAACAAGATTAATGAAATCGATTATTCAAAAAATGAAGGAGGCATAA
- the spoVT gene encoding stage V sporulation protein T, which translates to MKATGIVRRIDDLGRVVIPKEIRRTLRIREGDPLEIFVDRDGEVILKKYSPISELSDFAKEYAEALYDSLGNAVLICDRDSYIAVSGGSKKDYLNKNISSVVEKAMEDRSSILMNQQDQVALVDGNTETISAYTIGPIIANGDPIGAVVIFAKEDSLGDVEKKAVETAAGFLARQMES; encoded by the coding sequence ATGAAAGCAACTGGAATTGTGCGTCGAATCGATGATTTGGGTCGTGTCGTTATCCCAAAAGAAATCAGAAGAACATTACGAATTCGTGAAGGTGATCCATTAGAGATTTTTGTTGATCGAGATGGAGAAGTGATTTTAAAGAAATATTCACCGATTAGTGAATTAAGTGATTTTGCAAAAGAGTATGCCGAAGCTCTCTATGATAGTTTAGGAAATGCGGTGCTAATTTGTGACAGAGATTCTTACATTGCGGTTTCGGGTGGATCGAAGAAAGATTATCTGAATAAAAATATTAGTAGTGTAGTGGAAAAGGCAATGGAAGATAGAAGTTCAATTCTTATGAATCAACAAGACCAAGTAGCATTAGTAGATGGTAATACTGAAACAATTTCAGCTTATACAATTGGTCCTATCATTGCAAATGGTGATCCAATTGGAGCAGTTGTCATTTTCGCAAAAGAAGACTCACTTGGTGATGTAGAGAAAAAGGCTGTAGAGACTGCAGCAGGATTTTTAGCTCGCCAAATGGAATCATAA
- a CDS encoding putative polysaccharide biosynthesis protein: MKTSQSNVWFKGAFILMIAALITKVLSAVYRIPFQNIVGDTGFYIYQQVYPFYGVIIALSTYGFPVVLSKLYMEMKVEGNQSGINRLVSSSFFLFVPIGVVAFLVLFLNAGRLASLMGDPYLASLLKVISFAFLFSPFIAILRGVFQGEGNMIPTAVSQVSEQLMRVGIILFVAVFFSYQGYSLYAIGSGAMFGSVIGGLLSLIVLIHFYRKSSLSFSLFRFSLLFEKENRVLCKRIIYEGITISISSMLLVLLQLADSLNLYSLLIETGMADESAKVMKGVYDRGQPLIQIGSIISTSMALTIVPLITKDRQKTSKKDLMGNIHFSLLVSYFIGLGATIGLIGIINETNSMLFKNDAGSDVLTILFFVIFLNAIIATVMAILQGLGHSLYPAILIILGFVGKYVLNIVLVSSYGIYGAAYASLIVLFMILLLMMVKLRRIAKEPLMDIKQILIISGASLVMFFVLKGYIPFSSLLLKYIEHERIKSAIQALSGVIIGGIIYVVIVLRGNVFKEKELSLLPLGSKLKWFLPKKRKGTK, from the coding sequence GTGAAGACTTCGCAATCAAATGTCTGGTTTAAAGGCGCTTTTATTTTAATGATCGCTGCCTTAATAACTAAAGTATTGAGTGCTGTATATCGTATACCATTTCAAAATATTGTTGGTGATACAGGCTTCTATATCTATCAGCAGGTTTATCCTTTTTATGGGGTAATTATTGCTTTATCTACATATGGTTTTCCAGTTGTGCTGTCAAAATTGTATATGGAAATGAAAGTAGAGGGGAATCAATCGGGTATAAATAGACTTGTGAGTTCCTCTTTTTTCTTATTTGTTCCAATCGGGGTTGTTGCTTTTCTTGTCTTGTTTTTAAATGCAGGTAGGCTAGCCTCTTTGATGGGTGATCCTTATTTGGCATCTTTGTTAAAGGTTATTTCTTTTGCATTTCTTTTTTCTCCTTTCATTGCTATATTGAGAGGTGTTTTTCAAGGAGAAGGAAATATGATTCCGACCGCAGTGTCCCAGGTAAGTGAACAACTAATGAGAGTGGGGATTATCTTATTTGTGGCTGTCTTTTTTTCCTATCAAGGATATTCCTTATATGCAATTGGTTCTGGCGCCATGTTTGGTTCTGTAATAGGTGGGTTGCTTTCTCTAATAGTCTTAATCCATTTTTATAGAAAATCTTCTTTATCCTTCTCTCTTTTTCGGTTTTCTCTTCTTTTTGAAAAGGAGAATCGTGTACTATGTAAAAGAATAATATACGAAGGCATTACTATTTCCATTAGTAGTATGTTATTGGTGTTATTGCAACTCGCTGATTCTTTGAATTTATATTCTTTATTAATCGAAACTGGCATGGCTGATGAAAGTGCTAAAGTAATGAAAGGGGTTTATGACAGGGGGCAGCCGCTTATTCAAATTGGAAGTATTATTTCCACTTCTATGGCTTTAACCATTGTTCCCCTAATTACGAAGGATCGTCAAAAGACAAGTAAGAAAGATCTGATGGGGAATATTCATTTTTCTCTCTTAGTCAGTTATTTTATTGGTCTTGGGGCAACGATTGGCTTAATTGGCATCATAAATGAAACAAACAGTATGCTATTTAAAAATGATGCTGGTTCAGATGTTCTTACTATTTTATTTTTTGTCATTTTTCTTAATGCCATTATTGCTACAGTAATGGCCATTCTTCAGGGATTAGGCCATTCTTTATATCCAGCAATTTTGATCATATTAGGATTTGTTGGAAAATATGTGCTTAACATCGTACTTGTTTCCTCCTATGGAATTTACGGGGCAGCTTATGCATCTCTTATTGTATTATTTATGATTTTGCTTTTAATGATGGTAAAATTGAGAAGAATAGCCAAAGAGCCGCTTATGGACATAAAGCAGATACTGATTATCAGCGGAGCAAGTCTTGTTATGTTCTTTGTCCTTAAAGGATATATACCATTTTCCTCTCTGCTGCTTAAATATATAGAGCATGAACGTATAAAAAGTGCTATCCAAGCATTATCTGGTGTCATAATAGGTGGAATAATATATGTGGTTATTGTGTTGCGAGGTAATGTTTTTAAAGAAAAGGAATTATCCCTATTACCGTTAGGAAGTAAACTAAAATGGTTTTTACCGAAAAAAAGGAAGGGAACTAAATGA